In Vibrio diazotrophicus, the following proteins share a genomic window:
- the rimI gene encoding ribosomal protein S18-alanine N-acetyltransferase encodes MSIQFLPIEEQHLDSVWQIEQQAHSHPWKESMVRQLDSRGACHFCMLLDDKVIGYFYAQNIVGEVSLLNIAIDPVLQGKGYGKQLAEFFLTHCEDVKAESAWLEVRESNTRAFDLYQNLGFNEIDRRVNYYPTEKGKEDAIIMSYYFFS; translated from the coding sequence ATGTCGATTCAGTTTTTACCGATAGAAGAACAACATCTGGATTCAGTGTGGCAAATCGAGCAGCAGGCTCACAGCCATCCTTGGAAAGAGTCAATGGTTCGTCAGCTAGACAGCCGAGGTGCTTGTCACTTTTGTATGTTGCTAGACGATAAAGTGATTGGCTATTTCTATGCGCAAAACATCGTAGGTGAAGTCTCTTTGCTTAATATCGCGATTGATCCTGTATTGCAGGGAAAGGGTTACGGTAAGCAACTGGCTGAATTTTTCTTAACTCATTGTGAAGACGTCAAAGCGGAGAGTGCCTGGCTTGAAGTTCGAGAAAGTAATACTCGCGCGTTTGATCTATACCAAAATCTCGGTTTCAACGAGATAGACCGCCGTGTGAACTACTATCCGACAGAAAAAGGTAAAGAAGACGCCATTATTATGAGCTACTACTTCTTCTCGTAA
- the ubiT gene encoding ubiquinone anaerobic biosynthesis accessory factor UbiT — MINNIRIQLVQNAASILRSPVHLLPKFVQKKALLDGMKMVFHEALEDGDFEFLEGKWLKVEIRDMNLCWYVSYEDDKLVVADNIKDEDVSFSGNLNDLVLIAGRKEDPDTLFFQRRLSIEGDTELGLEVKNLMDSVDLEQLPKALQILLHQLADFVHKGMQAPNAHKEVVNAYSN, encoded by the coding sequence GTGATTAACAACATTCGTATTCAACTAGTTCAAAATGCAGCATCAATTTTGAGATCTCCAGTCCACTTATTGCCTAAGTTTGTGCAAAAAAAAGCCTTACTCGATGGCATGAAAATGGTCTTCCATGAAGCGCTTGAAGATGGTGATTTTGAGTTCCTCGAAGGCAAGTGGTTAAAAGTTGAAATTCGCGATATGAACTTGTGTTGGTATGTCAGCTATGAAGACGACAAGCTTGTGGTTGCAGACAACATTAAAGATGAAGATGTGAGTTTCAGCGGCAACTTGAATGATCTGGTTCTGATTGCAGGTCGCAAAGAAGATCCGGACACGTTATTTTTCCAGCGCAGACTGTCAATTGAAGGCGATACCGAGCTAGGCTTAGAAGTCAAAAACTTGATGGACAGTGTGGATTTGGAACAATTACCGAAAGCTTTGCAAATTTTACTTCACCAACTGGCCGATTTTGTGCATAAAGGCATGCAAGCACCTAACGCACATAAAGAGGTAGTGAATGCTTATTCGAACTGA
- a CDS encoding GNAT family N-acetyltransferase, with protein sequence MLIRTEAPADILVVDQLLKSVFDTEAEANLVMALRENSNRTLSLVACEDDGEVVGFAMFSPVSLAGEHLNWQGLAPLAVKAEYRKQGIGAELVNEGLASLGELGYPACVVLGNPDYYQRFGFKPANQFGFTCQWEVPANAFQIVALWENELDNRQGLIEYCPEFNELA encoded by the coding sequence ATGCTTATTCGAACTGAGGCTCCAGCCGATATTCTGGTTGTAGACCAATTACTGAAATCGGTATTTGATACCGAAGCGGAAGCAAACTTAGTAATGGCTCTGCGCGAGAATAGTAATCGCACGCTGTCACTGGTTGCCTGTGAAGATGATGGCGAAGTGGTGGGGTTCGCGATGTTTAGCCCAGTATCACTGGCTGGTGAACACCTCAATTGGCAAGGTTTGGCTCCTTTAGCTGTGAAAGCAGAGTACCGTAAACAGGGCATTGGTGCAGAGTTAGTTAACGAAGGTTTGGCTTCTCTTGGTGAACTGGGCTATCCAGCCTGCGTTGTTCTTGGTAACCCTGATTACTACCAACGTTTTGGCTTTAAACCAGCCAATCAATTCGGCTTTACATGCCAGTGGGAAGTACCTGCGAACGCATTTCAAATTGTCGCATTGTGGGAAAACGAACTCGATAACCGCCAAGGGCTAATTGAATATTGCCCAGAGTTTAATGAACTCGCTTAA
- a CDS encoding DNA polymerase III subunit psi translates to MPNQEQQYLQAMGIQSWELVHPERLQGYQASKVGLDKECKLLLVSESYPTPSEVTLFERVLKSFNVELQQAQHVYLHNLASLDLSSLEWIWFAGCDDTSISGIKKLHTPPLSEVDGNTQHRRDLWQQICSYEAN, encoded by the coding sequence ATGCCTAATCAAGAGCAACAATACTTACAAGCGATGGGAATTCAAAGCTGGGAGCTGGTTCATCCTGAGCGTTTACAAGGTTATCAAGCTTCGAAAGTCGGCTTAGACAAAGAGTGTAAATTGTTGCTGGTCAGTGAAAGCTATCCAACCCCAAGCGAAGTGACACTGTTTGAAAGAGTGTTGAAGAGCTTCAATGTGGAATTGCAGCAAGCTCAGCATGTTTATTTGCACAATTTGGCGAGTTTAGATCTTTCAAGCCTAGAGTGGATCTGGTTTGCAGGTTGCGATGATACAAGTATTTCCGGCATCAAAAAACTCCACACACCACCATTGTCCGAAGTAGACGGTAACACCCAACACCGCCGCGATTTATGGCAGCAGATATGTTCTTACGAGGCGAATTAA